In the Deltaproteobacteria bacterium genome, one interval contains:
- a CDS encoding ABC transporter substrate-binding protein, translated as MHKKITRRAFCSMLLALPVAARAQQPAGIPRIGILIAGSASSYLLRVEALRQRLRELGYVEGKNIFIEYRYAEGKLERLPDLAAELVRLKVDVIVTTGSNTLAAKKASATIPIVFAVAGDPVGSGLVSSLARPGGNITGLSLMAPDLDGKRLELLKEAFPKVARVTFLWVPVDSRGNLALTEMEAAAKALGVKLQSLEVRSLDDFDIAFARAKREGAQALIATASPLINTQQRQVLDFAAKNRLPAMYETSEFVEAGGLMSYAPNFADMWRRAADFVDKILKGTKPAEIPVEQPMRFEFIINLIAAKRIGLTIPPNVLVRADRVIR; from the coding sequence ATGCACAAAAAAATCACTCGGCGAGCTTTTTGCTCGATGCTCTTGGCTCTGCCCGTTGCAGCTCGGGCGCAGCAGCCGGCGGGAATACCCCGGATAGGAATACTGATCGCGGGCTCCGCGTCCTCCTATTTGCTCCGGGTCGAAGCATTGCGCCAACGGCTGCGCGAGCTCGGGTATGTCGAAGGGAAAAACATTTTCATTGAGTACCGATATGCGGAAGGGAAACTCGAACGGCTGCCTGACCTTGCAGCCGAGCTGGTCCGTCTCAAAGTTGACGTTATCGTCACCACCGGCTCGAATACTTTAGCTGCTAAGAAGGCGAGCGCAACAATTCCCATCGTATTTGCCGTTGCGGGCGATCCAGTAGGAAGTGGGCTCGTTTCCAGCCTGGCGCGCCCGGGCGGGAATATCACCGGACTTAGCCTCATGGCGCCGGATCTAGATGGCAAACGATTAGAACTGCTCAAGGAAGCCTTCCCTAAGGTTGCCCGGGTGACCTTCCTCTGGGTGCCCGTTGATTCGAGGGGAAACTTGGCCCTCACAGAGATGGAGGCTGCGGCCAAGGCGTTGGGAGTCAAACTTCAATCGCTTGAGGTGCGAAGCCTTGACGATTTTGACATCGCATTCGCACGAGCGAAAAGGGAAGGCGCCCAAGCGCTCATTGCGACCGCAAGCCCACTAATCAATACTCAGCAACGTCAAGTGTTGGACTTCGCGGCAAAGAACCGGTTGCCGGCGATGTACGAAACGAGTGAGTTTGTTGAGGCCGGCGGCTTGATGAGCTACGCGCCGAACTTTGCGGATATGTGGCGGCGCGCCGCTGACTTTGTGGACAAGATCTTGAAAGGCACAAAACCCGCCGAGATTCCGGTCGAGCAGCCGATGAGGTTCGAGTTCATCATCAATCTGATAGCGGCCAAGCGGATCGGATTAACGATTCCGCC